CGGTCCAATTCATGGACGAAATCCACGGACGCCTTCCCGCCAAGGGGAGCCAGCCCGCGCAGTGGATCATCGGTGTCGAAGTCTTCCGGCAACTCTACGCCGCCGTCGGCCTCGGCTTTCTCGTTGGGCCAACTCGACTCCCCGGTATCTCGCACGTCTTGAATTTCGGTTACCAAGTCTTCGCCAAGAATCGCCTGCGCCTCACCGGCCGCTGTACTGCCAAAACCTGTGAAGTGAAGTAGAACACTCTTCGTACCGAAGACGGCAACTCGTCCTATCGCCAGTATCAAGGGAAGCAATCAGAGAGATGCCACGGATTCATTCCGATAAATCCAAGGCCACAATCCGTGAAGAATCTTGTGAATCCGTGGCCCCTAGAAATGCGAGGAACTCTGATTGGCTCATCGATCCTTGAACTTGCTCGAGAATGTTTCCTTCCGCATCGGCGATGATGGTGGTGGGCGTAGCAAGGACCTTGTAGCGATCTAACGCCTCCAAAGATGCACCGGGTTCATTGACGTCGATCAATAGCGGTATGAATCTTGCCTCAACCACCGACGCGACCTCCTTGTCGGCCCATACTGTGCGTTTCATGATCCGACAGGGAACACACCACTCGCCCGTGAAGAAAAGGATCATGGGTTTTCCCGATTGCACCGCGACTTGCTTCGCCGATGGATAATCGGCGACCCAGGCGATTCCGTTTTTCGGGACGTAGAAGCAGTGCCATGCATAACCTAGAGAAACGACTAGCGTGACGCGCCAGAACCAACGCCACAACCAGAGACCAATTTCAGGGGACGACTGAGACGAATGCTCTGCGCGGGCCGGTGTATTTCGCATGATATTCCTCGATTCGGTTGACGGTCAGCGTCTCAGGATTCCTTTCGATCGAAGGGAACCACCACTCGTAGAGGGCTGCCTGCACACTGACGCTGAAACACGATGCCCGACAGACGTGCTCCTCTATCCTGGCAACCGCTAAATCTCTGAGCTGCCCGACAGCCAAGACGAAAAGAATGCATGTTGCGTAAAGTGCTGCATCGCCAACACGCAAATTCGCAGCAAACTGCCGCCGCAACTTTGATTCGGTCGAGCAAGGCTGCGCGCAGCCGTTGGCTGTTCTCACGGCCCGTCCAGAGCGCAGGTTCAATTGGTGATCTGCTGGATATCACCCATTGTCCAAGTTTTGTCGAAGAACTCTTGCGTCGGTGCATACAGCCGGAAGTACGGGAACCAGCCTTCGCCAGAATTGGTCTGAATCCAGTTGTTCTTCATCTCAACGGGAAGTTTGGTTGTATCCGGACCAAAATAGATGTCTACGGACCCGTCAGCGTTCGTCCGCAGCTTCTCGTTGCGAGAGTCGAGGTTCGCGTTCTTTTGCGCGGAAATGACAAACCGGCGCGAGTGCTCAGCATAAAGTGTTACTGCCCAAAACTGTTCTGCAGGAGCATTCGCCGGGACGCGAAGACGGTAGGTCTGTGCACCTTTGAGTACGTTGCCGTCCCCGTCACGCTTGGTGCATGACCGGGTTTGCTAGGTTTCTTTGACTTTGGTCTTGCGGCGGCGATGGCGGAAGCCGTCGTTTCTTTCGCCTCGGCGACTCCAGAACGCCTCCCGGTCGTGAGTCTCGCTCAGGTCGTCGGACTTGAGCTGCAGCAGTGGATCGAGGGAATCATCACGCCAGAACTTCTCCGTACCTTTGATCCGCTTGTTGATTTGCTATTGCGTTGACTCCACCGGCGACGTCGTGATCGGAAGACCTGAGCACCGATACCGGTCGTACTTCATCCGCTCGGCGTTGTTACTCAGGTAAATGATCGCGCGGCGGATCGGTTCGGGAACTTCGTCCTGGGACGACGCGATCTGCTGGAGTGCGTCGATGCCCCGCCGAACATCTCCGGCCCATATCCTGTCAAGCCAATCCAGATACAACGACCAACCCTCGTCGATCCGGCCACGCGAAGCGATCGCAGCGGCATAAACGTACGATAGCGCGTGCATTAAATCCACGATCGGTGTGTAGTGCGAAAAGTGCGTCGACCAGATCGACCAGTTCACTTTCAAACCGTCTCCCATAAACGCTTTGGACTCGGCCTTGTTGAACCCTCGTCCGAACGCTTCACCGGCAAGCGTTAAACCCAAATGGTCGTAACCACGGCGGGTCGCGACGATCGTTTTCACCAACGGATCACCGCCGCTCCAACGAGGTGTCCGTGATGACTTTGCGGTCGTGTCCAATTCGCCTTTGGCATCACAGGTTGTTTCTTGAGAATCCTCTGGCCTCGTAGCGTTTGACTGTGATTCTTCTTTCTCAGAACTGTCCACGGGAACGTGCCCGCGGTGGATTTCGTTGAGTTTGGGGACGACCCACAGAGAATCTTTCAAACACTGCGGCACGCCCGGTGTCGGGTCTTCGCCGGTGGGCTTGGCTTGGTAAGTTTGCAGCACACCGGTCTGAGTTTCTCGCCACCAACGGTGTTTCTTCCCTTCGGGTTTGTCGTTGCCCCAACAGTCGTCTCGTACCTGAACGCGACCGCCATCGCACTGAATGACGGCCACGCGGCCTTCCCAACCATTGGCCGGTGCGCCATCGCTTTGGCCGTGTTGCTGATCGGGAATGCTGGCGGCGGTGTAGGCGTCGATGCGCTCTTGCTGTTCGTCGATGCGCTCGTTGCCAATGCGAATGGCGATGCGTTGGCACTGCTTGGCGGAGACCTTCAATTCGGCCAGGTCTTCCAGGTTGCTGCTGGCTGCGGTGTAAGAAGAATCACGTGCCACTGCGATGCTGATCTTGCGAAGCACAGCGGGCGTGTGCAGGTGATCGACATCACACTGAAGAGTTCTCATCTGAGGGAAAAAATCGAGGCGGCAAGCCTCGCAGTGCAACACTTCGGTTTTGAAATTCACTTTGCCGCGTCTGCTTTGCAGCGCGCGGTGCTGGGCGGGCCTGTCGTGCATCGGGCCGCCGCATTTCGGGCAGGCGGTGACTGCGGGAGCTTGCTGGGCCTGCTTGGCGAGCAGTTCATCCATCACCAAACGCGTGACTCGATCGACCTCTTCGATGGTCCGATCTTCAATGGTCATCAGATTGGCGCCCGCTAAGTCTTCCAGGCCACCTTCGGAAATCAGCCGCTGGGCGACGAGGCTGGCGATTTCTTCGGCGGTGGGTGCTGTTTCTGCCTGATCCATGGCACTTTTCCTTAAGAGAATTCTCCAAATCCCCCAGCCATCCCGGCTGCACGCCCGGAATTGTAAACCCTACGCAAATCCACGTCGCCCCCGATCGAAGCTGCAAACCCAGTCATGCACCCTGATCCGGCCGTCTTGAGTCCTTCAGTTGACATGCCGATACATTACATGTAAAGTTTAAAGATCTGTCGTGCGTTTCCCTAGGTGCCCCCGTGACTTCTTCGCTGCAAAACGAACTGAGAAAACGTGCCCCGTTCGATTCGGTCGAGCAGGAAGCGACGCTGGCATTGATGCGGACGAGTGATTTGCTCGAAAACCGCTTTGCACGATTGCTGAGGGAAAGTGGCTTGACACTGTCGCAGTACAACGTGTTACGAATCCTTCGGGGAGAAGGCAAGGCAATGCCGTGCTTGGAAGTCGCCGACCGCATGATTCAAGTTGCCCCCGCGATCACGCGTGTTGTCGATCAACTGATCGGACTGGAACTGATTGTTAAAACACAGTCGCAAGCCGATCGCCGAGTGTTTTATATTGAATTGACGGCGGCGGCGAAACGCCTCCTGAAGAAACTCGATGGTCCGATTTTGAACCTGCATGCGAATTTGCTCGATGGAGTGCCCAAAAATCAACTCGGAACACTGATCGAAATCCTAGAACGTGTTCGTAACAGTGTGAAGAACTGAATTTTTTTGCAACATTTGTTTACATGTAAACTTTTAACTCATTCAACCCCTTCCCCAAATTGGAGCAACGGTGACCAAACCTCGCCGAAACATGGTGTCCCTTACTGCCGCTGGACTCATCCACGTCACGGCCAACCCACCACTCGCCGTCGCAGAAGAGTCGGTCGAAACCGGGTTGCTCATTCGACAAGCTGCCGAGCGAGGTCACACGGACTTGGGCTGGTTGAAGAGCTATCACTCGTTCTCGTTTGGCGGCTACTACGACCAGCAGAATATGGGTTTTCGCAGCCTACGGGTTATCAACGACGACAAGATCGCAGCCGGGCATGGTTTCCCCACTCACCCGCACCGCGACATGGAAATCATTTCCTACGTGCTTGACGGTTCGCTGCAACATAAAGACAGCACGGGCAAGGGAGCGACTATTACTCCTGACGATATTCAAATGATGTCCGCCGGTTTGGGTATCACTCACAGCGAGTACAACCCATCACCGACTCAGCCGAACCACTTCCTGCAAATTTGGATTCAGCCCGCCCTTCGCGGTTTGCAACCTCGGTATAGCGACAACAAGGTCACTGCGGATCAGAAAACGAATGAGTGGAAGTTTATCGCTGGACCTGACGGCTCAGGTGCATCGGTCGGCATCTATCAGGACGCGAACATCTTCGCCAGCAAGTTGCAAAACGGTCAAAGCCTCGACTACACGCTTGAGCGAAGCCGCCACGTGTGGCTGCAAGTCGCGACCGGCGAAATCATCGTCAACGGTACGACTTTGAAATCAGGTGACGCGGTAGCGTCCAGCCGCGCAACAG
The Rubripirellula reticaptiva DNA segment above includes these coding regions:
- a CDS encoding thiol-disulfide oxidoreductase DCC family protein yields the protein MTNQLLTTNHTVEVFYDGECPLCVREIQLLKWLDRKDRIQFTNIAAPDFNAAEYERTPVQFMDEIHGRLPAKGSQPAQWIIGVEVFRQLYAAVGLGFLVGPTRLPGISHVLNFGYQVFAKNRLRLTGRCTAKTCEVK
- a CDS encoding thioredoxin family protein, producing the protein MRNTPARAEHSSQSSPEIGLWLWRWFWRVTLVVSLGYAWHCFYVPKNGIAWVADYPSAKQVAVQSGKPMILFFTGEWCVPCRIMKRTVWADKEVASVVEARFIPLLIDVNEPGASLEALDRYKVLATPTTIIADAEGNILEQVQGSMSQSEFLAFLGATDSQDSSRIVALDLSE
- a CDS encoding MarR family winged helix-turn-helix transcriptional regulator, with the protein product MTSSLQNELRKRAPFDSVEQEATLALMRTSDLLENRFARLLRESGLTLSQYNVLRILRGEGKAMPCLEVADRMIQVAPAITRVVDQLIGLELIVKTQSQADRRVFYIELTAAAKRLLKKLDGPILNLHANLLDGVPKNQLGTLIEILERVRNSVKN
- a CDS encoding pirin family protein; translated protein: MTKPRRNMVSLTAAGLIHVTANPPLAVAEESVETGLLIRQAAERGHTDLGWLKSYHSFSFGGYYDQQNMGFRSLRVINDDKIAAGHGFPTHPHRDMEIISYVLDGSLQHKDSTGKGATITPDDIQMMSAGLGITHSEYNPSPTQPNHFLQIWIQPALRGLQPRYSDNKVTADQKTNEWKFIAGPDGSGASVGIYQDANIFASKLQNGQSLDYTLERSRHVWLQVATGEIIVNGTTLKSGDAVASSRATDLHITSAMDADVLLFDLA